The following proteins are co-located in the Osmia lignaria lignaria isolate PbOS001 chromosome 12, iyOsmLign1, whole genome shotgun sequence genome:
- the LOC117602777 gene encoding monocarboxylate transporter 9 isoform X5 has product MANAEQRIDTLNTESEYSVEEHARLTTTDGPGDETSPDDEGGSLCEYHDIPPPPDGGYGWVVVFASFMCNMIVDGIAYTFGVFLGEFVKYFGEGKGKAAWVGSLLSGMYLSAGPVVSALTNKYGCRAVCMAGSFLGAAAFVLSTFSTSINMLMLTYGVMGGIGFGLIYLPAVVCVGYYFETKRSLATGIAVCGSGFGTFAFAPLATMLLETYNWKGANLILAGLILHCAVFGAMMRPLEYPKASSVKPLLQRMAEEKRFQMERGSIGGSYFMVQLPDGSMEKRMKMPINIDPGVHSSFNLDQLVPGTPLTPVPTVPTLPTISEVKVQEHSSSGATSNSGSMDLKSISTKSKSKRNIDDTKETKDASEKAESEFKPIIPRNASQPAFTTHVQGLPKNGSVPFFDRIRKTSTGERYKPSLSAIKNSRTTLNSNGDIRKSLHLRLSTSSVMGSRNNNAEVDDGESITFTTSKSSIPKEKPQIIRPLSRKDIFYSGSVLNLPEYQSQKSLANYRQSVISLPKSVRGDTKDTDVEKAPQQPLCPCLVLPDSFKEALATMMDVSLLKDPVFLLIGISNVFGMAGLYVPFFYLVDAAVLDGIESNSASFLLSIIGITNTVGRVACGYIADFPQVDSLLLNNICLIISTLAVAATPFCHSYPAYIVMSIFFGIAISGYISLTSIILVDLLGLDKLTNAFGLLILFRGAAAIIGSPLAGAVFDATKTYSIPFFMAGFFFLMSTITSFMAPAMKRCTTPQTQPVILDTLTPIDEDIEEENEEDIPEIVETAPSPQEPPEKEIKQIESVL; this is encoded by the exons ACAACTACAGATGGACCAGGTGATGAAACATCTCCAGACGATGAAGGGGGGTCACTATGCGAATACCATGACATACCTCCTCCACCTGATGGTGGATATGGATGGGTTGTGGTATTTGCATCATTCATGTGTAACATGATAGTAGATGGTATTGCCTATACATTTGGTGTTTTTCTGGGagaatttgttaaatattttggagaaggaaaaggaaaagctgCATGGGTTGGTTCATTATTATCTGGCATGTACCTCAGTGCTG GACCTGTTGTCAGTGCTTTAACAAATAAATACGGATGTAGAGCAGTATGTATGGCTGGAAGTTTTTTAGGTGCAGCAGCATTTGTACTTTCAACATTTTCAACCAGTATAAATATGCTTATGCTGACTTATGGTGTTATGGGAG GAATTGGATTTGGTCTAATATATTTGCCAGCAGTAGTATGTGTAGGTTATTATTTTGAAACCAAAAGATCTTTAGCTACAGGCATTGCTGTATGTGGTTCAGGATTTGGTACATTTGCATTTGCACCTCTTGCAACAATGTTACTAGAAACATATAACTGGAAAGGAGCAAACTTGATCCTTGCTGGCCTTATTTTGCATTGTGCT GTGTTTGGTGCAATGATGAGACCACTAGAATACCCAAAAGCTTCTTCTGTTAAACCACTGTTACAAAGAATGGCAGAAGAAAAAAGATTTCAAATGGAACGTGGGAGTATCGGTGGTTCTTATTTTATGGTACAATTGCCAGATGGATCAATGGAGAAAAGAATGAAGATGCCTATTAATATTGATCCTGGTGTCCACTCCAGTTTCAATTTAGACCAACTAGTGCCTG GAACTCCTTTAACACCAGTTCCAACGGTACCAACCCTCCCCACTATATCGGAAGTGAAAGTACAAGAACACTCTTCTAGTGGAGCAACCAGTAACAGTGGTAGTATGGATTTAAAGAGCATTTCCACTAAATCGAAGAGTAAAAGGAATATTGACGATACCAAAGAAACAAAAGATGCATCAGAAAAGGCTGAAAGTGAATTTAAACCAATTATTCCTAGGAACGCTTCACAGCCCGCTTTCACAACTCATGTACAAGGTTTACCGAAGAATGGTTCTGTGCCATTTTTTGATAGAATTCGTAAAACTAGCACCGGTGAGAGATATAAGCCAAGTCTCAGCGCAATTAAGAATTCTAGAACGACATTGAATTCAAACGGCGATATCCGAAAAAGCTTACATTTGAGACTTTCTACAAGCAGTGTCATGGGCTCCCGAAATAACAATGCGGAAGTGGAT GATGGCGAGAGTATTACTTTTACGACTAGCAAATCAAGTATCCCAAAGGAGAAACCACAAATAATTCGGCCATTATCTAGAAAGGATATTTTTTATAGTGGCAGTGTACTTAATTTACCAGAATATCAAAGTCAAAAATCTTTGGCGAATTATCGCCAAAGTGTTATTTCCCTACCAAAATCCGTTCGCGGAGATACTAAAGACACTGATGTTGAAAAGGCGCCTCAAC AACCATTATGTCCTTGTTTGGTGCTACCTGACTCGTTTAAGGAAGCCTTGGCAACGATGATGGACGTATCTCTATTGAAAGATCCAGTGTTTCTGTTAATTGGTATTAGTAATGTGTTTGGAATGGCTGGATTGTATGTCCCCTTTTTTTACTTGGTAGATGCTGCAGTTTTAGAT GGAATTGAGAGCAATTCTGCATCGtttttattatctataattGGCATTACCAACACTGTGGGTCGTGTGGCTTGTGGATATATCGCAGACTTTCCACAAGTGGACTCATTGTTGTTGAATAATATCTGTTTAATTATATCGACACTTGCTGTTGCTGCAACTCCATTTTGTCATTCTTATCCTGCTTACATCGTTATGAGTATATTTTTCGGCATAGCTATAT ctGGATACATTTCGTTGACATCAATTATTTTAGTAGATTTATTGGGACTGGACAAATTGACAAATGCATTTggccttttaattttattcagaggtgctgccgctattaTTGGTTCGCCTTTGGCAGGTGCTGTTTTCGATGCGACAAAAACCTATAGCATCCCATTCTTTATGGCAGGATTTTTCTTCTTAATGAGCACTATAACCAGTTTCATGGCTCCAGCAATGAAACGGTGCACGACGCCGCAG aCTCAGCCTGTGATATTAGATACGTTGACTCCAATTGACGAAGATATTGAAGAAGAGAACGAGGAAGATATTCCTGAAATCGTAGAAACTGCGCCATCCCCACAGGAACCacctgaaaaagaaattaaacaaatagAGTCTGTTCTATAA
- the LOC117602777 gene encoding monocarboxylate transporter 9 isoform X2 — MTDRWACVFFFFIVSQWNFNRQFSQCGAPLANFTQPSRVPIAVTRDTKTESEYSVEEHARLTTTDGPGDETSPDDEGGSLCEYHDIPPPPDGGYGWVVVFASFMCNMIVDGIAYTFGVFLGEFVKYFGEGKGKAAWVGSLLSGMYLSAGPVVSALTNKYGCRAVCMAGSFLGAAAFVLSTFSTSINMLMLTYGVMGGIGFGLIYLPAVVCVGYYFETKRSLATGIAVCGSGFGTFAFAPLATMLLETYNWKGANLILAGLILHCAVFGAMMRPLEYPKASSVKPLLQRMAEEKRFQMERGSIGGSYFMVQLPDGSMEKRMKMPINIDPGVHSSFNLDQLVPVPTVPTLPTISEVKVQEHSSSGATSNSGSMDLKSISTKSKSKRNIDDTKETKDASEKAESEFKPIIPRNASQPAFTTHVQGLPKNGSVPFFDRIRKTSTGERYKPSLSAIKNSRTTLNSNGDIRKSLHLRLSTSSVMGSRNNNAEVDDGESITFTTSKSSIPKEKPQIIRPLSRKDIFYSGSVLNLPEYQSQKSLANYRQSVISLPKSVRGDTKDTDVEKAPQQPLCPCLVLPDSFKEALATMMDVSLLKDPVFLLIGISNVFGMAGLYVPFFYLVDAAVLDGIESNSASFLLSIIGITNTVGRVACGYIADFPQVDSLLLNNICLIISTLAVAATPFCHSYPAYIVMSIFFGIAISGYISLTSIILVDLLGLDKLTNAFGLLILFRGAAAIIGSPLAGAVFDATKTYSIPFFMAGFFFLMSTITSFMAPAMKRCTTPQTQPVILDTLTPIDEDIEEENEEDIPEIVETAPSPQEPPEKEIKQIESVL, encoded by the exons ACAACTACAGATGGACCAGGTGATGAAACATCTCCAGACGATGAAGGGGGGTCACTATGCGAATACCATGACATACCTCCTCCACCTGATGGTGGATATGGATGGGTTGTGGTATTTGCATCATTCATGTGTAACATGATAGTAGATGGTATTGCCTATACATTTGGTGTTTTTCTGGGagaatttgttaaatattttggagaaggaaaaggaaaagctgCATGGGTTGGTTCATTATTATCTGGCATGTACCTCAGTGCTG GACCTGTTGTCAGTGCTTTAACAAATAAATACGGATGTAGAGCAGTATGTATGGCTGGAAGTTTTTTAGGTGCAGCAGCATTTGTACTTTCAACATTTTCAACCAGTATAAATATGCTTATGCTGACTTATGGTGTTATGGGAG GAATTGGATTTGGTCTAATATATTTGCCAGCAGTAGTATGTGTAGGTTATTATTTTGAAACCAAAAGATCTTTAGCTACAGGCATTGCTGTATGTGGTTCAGGATTTGGTACATTTGCATTTGCACCTCTTGCAACAATGTTACTAGAAACATATAACTGGAAAGGAGCAAACTTGATCCTTGCTGGCCTTATTTTGCATTGTGCT GTGTTTGGTGCAATGATGAGACCACTAGAATACCCAAAAGCTTCTTCTGTTAAACCACTGTTACAAAGAATGGCAGAAGAAAAAAGATTTCAAATGGAACGTGGGAGTATCGGTGGTTCTTATTTTATGGTACAATTGCCAGATGGATCAATGGAGAAAAGAATGAAGATGCCTATTAATATTGATCCTGGTGTCCACTCCAGTTTCAATTTAGACCAACTAGTGCCTG TTCCAACGGTACCAACCCTCCCCACTATATCGGAAGTGAAAGTACAAGAACACTCTTCTAGTGGAGCAACCAGTAACAGTGGTAGTATGGATTTAAAGAGCATTTCCACTAAATCGAAGAGTAAAAGGAATATTGACGATACCAAAGAAACAAAAGATGCATCAGAAAAGGCTGAAAGTGAATTTAAACCAATTATTCCTAGGAACGCTTCACAGCCCGCTTTCACAACTCATGTACAAGGTTTACCGAAGAATGGTTCTGTGCCATTTTTTGATAGAATTCGTAAAACTAGCACCGGTGAGAGATATAAGCCAAGTCTCAGCGCAATTAAGAATTCTAGAACGACATTGAATTCAAACGGCGATATCCGAAAAAGCTTACATTTGAGACTTTCTACAAGCAGTGTCATGGGCTCCCGAAATAACAATGCGGAAGTGGAT GATGGCGAGAGTATTACTTTTACGACTAGCAAATCAAGTATCCCAAAGGAGAAACCACAAATAATTCGGCCATTATCTAGAAAGGATATTTTTTATAGTGGCAGTGTACTTAATTTACCAGAATATCAAAGTCAAAAATCTTTGGCGAATTATCGCCAAAGTGTTATTTCCCTACCAAAATCCGTTCGCGGAGATACTAAAGACACTGATGTTGAAAAGGCGCCTCAAC AACCATTATGTCCTTGTTTGGTGCTACCTGACTCGTTTAAGGAAGCCTTGGCAACGATGATGGACGTATCTCTATTGAAAGATCCAGTGTTTCTGTTAATTGGTATTAGTAATGTGTTTGGAATGGCTGGATTGTATGTCCCCTTTTTTTACTTGGTAGATGCTGCAGTTTTAGAT GGAATTGAGAGCAATTCTGCATCGtttttattatctataattGGCATTACCAACACTGTGGGTCGTGTGGCTTGTGGATATATCGCAGACTTTCCACAAGTGGACTCATTGTTGTTGAATAATATCTGTTTAATTATATCGACACTTGCTGTTGCTGCAACTCCATTTTGTCATTCTTATCCTGCTTACATCGTTATGAGTATATTTTTCGGCATAGCTATAT ctGGATACATTTCGTTGACATCAATTATTTTAGTAGATTTATTGGGACTGGACAAATTGACAAATGCATTTggccttttaattttattcagaggtgctgccgctattaTTGGTTCGCCTTTGGCAGGTGCTGTTTTCGATGCGACAAAAACCTATAGCATCCCATTCTTTATGGCAGGATTTTTCTTCTTAATGAGCACTATAACCAGTTTCATGGCTCCAGCAATGAAACGGTGCACGACGCCGCAG aCTCAGCCTGTGATATTAGATACGTTGACTCCAATTGACGAAGATATTGAAGAAGAGAACGAGGAAGATATTCCTGAAATCGTAGAAACTGCGCCATCCCCACAGGAACCacctgaaaaagaaattaaacaaatagAGTCTGTTCTATAA